In Agrobacterium sp. RAC06, a single window of DNA contains:
- the rnd gene encoding ribonuclease D, producing the protein MIDTTAALEEACRLLAQSDFITIDTEFLRETTFWPELCLIQMASPDHEYIVDPMAKGIDLKPFFELMANSAVVKVFHAARQDIEIIFHLGDLIPHPIFDTQVAAMVCGFGDSVSYDQLVQKVKNVHIDKTSRFTDWSRRPLSEKQLDYALADVTHLRDVYLKLKGQLEAEGRAEWLTEEMAILESRETYDLPPEQAWQRLKMRLRKPTELAVMQYVAAWREREARARNVPRSRVLKDDAIYEIAQQQPKDVEALGRLRTIPKGWERSSSGAAIIEQVNTALALPKSEMPHLQRHAHAPEGTQSAVELLKVLLRLTSEKHGVASKVIANSEDLEKIAAEGEKAEVAALQGWRKELFGDLALKLISGGVGLRFVDKRVEAVEF; encoded by the coding sequence ATGATCGATACCACTGCTGCGCTCGAAGAGGCCTGCCGCCTCCTCGCCCAATCCGATTTCATCACGATCGACACGGAATTTCTCCGCGAAACGACCTTCTGGCCGGAACTCTGCCTCATCCAGATGGCGAGCCCGGACCATGAATACATCGTTGACCCGATGGCCAAGGGCATCGACCTCAAGCCCTTCTTCGAACTGATGGCGAATTCCGCCGTGGTGAAGGTCTTCCATGCGGCCCGCCAGGACATCGAAATCATCTTCCATCTCGGCGATCTGATCCCGCATCCGATCTTCGATACGCAGGTTGCGGCCATGGTCTGCGGCTTCGGCGACTCGGTCTCCTATGACCAGCTCGTGCAGAAGGTGAAGAACGTCCATATCGACAAGACCTCGCGCTTCACCGACTGGAGCCGCCGTCCGCTGTCGGAAAAGCAGCTCGATTATGCGCTGGCCGATGTCACCCATCTGCGCGATGTCTATCTGAAGCTGAAAGGCCAGCTGGAAGCGGAAGGCCGGGCGGAATGGCTGACCGAGGAAATGGCGATCCTCGAATCCCGCGAGACCTATGACCTGCCGCCGGAACAAGCGTGGCAGCGATTGAAGATGCGGCTGCGCAAGCCGACCGAGCTTGCCGTCATGCAATATGTTGCCGCATGGCGTGAGCGCGAGGCGCGTGCCCGCAACGTGCCGCGTTCACGTGTGCTGAAGGACGATGCGATCTACGAAATCGCCCAGCAGCAGCCGAAGGATGTGGAGGCGCTCGGACGCTTGCGCACCATCCCCAAGGGCTGGGAACGCTCATCTTCAGGCGCCGCCATCATCGAACAGGTGAATACGGCCCTTGCACTTCCGAAGTCTGAAATGCCGCATTTGCAACGTCACGCGCATGCACCCGAAGGCACGCAGTCGGCGGTCGAACTCTTGAAGGTTCTGCTGCGCCTCACCTCGGAAAAACACGGCGTCGCCTCCAAGGTCATCGCCAACAGCGAAGACCTGGAAAAGATCGCAGCCGAAGGCGAGAAGGCCGAAGTGGCCGCTCTCCAGGGCTGGCGCAAGGAGCTGTTCGGTGACCTCGCGCTGAAGCTGATCTCCGGCGGTGTCGGCCTGCGCTTCGTCGACAAGCGCGTCGAAGCGGTGGAGTTCTGA
- a CDS encoding TetR/AcrR family transcriptional regulator: MARQKSYHHGDLRQALIGTGLDMLEEQGLEGLTLRKLAARVGVSHAAPEHHFPTLRHLMTAFAVEGFRLFAASMREAMAAAPDDPAEQLRAASRGYLNFARSRPHLFRLMFTANRLDWDDPAIGPPANAAHAVLEEVSWPVAKRMKLDTPEGRAAVEQLVWSQIHGHAHLMIDGKLPPEGDGGTGCEPFAAPLDLASVLLPE; encoded by the coding sequence ATGGCAAGACAGAAATCCTATCACCATGGCGACCTGCGCCAGGCGCTGATCGGCACCGGGCTCGACATGCTCGAAGAGCAGGGCCTGGAAGGCCTGACGCTCCGCAAACTCGCCGCCCGGGTCGGCGTCTCCCATGCGGCCCCCGAACATCATTTCCCGACCCTGCGTCACCTGATGACCGCCTTTGCCGTCGAAGGCTTCAGGCTGTTTGCCGCCTCGATGCGGGAGGCCATGGCGGCAGCCCCTGATGATCCGGCAGAGCAGCTACGGGCCGCCTCCCGCGGCTATCTGAACTTTGCCAGGTCCCGCCCGCATCTCTTCCGCCTGATGTTCACCGCCAACCGCCTCGACTGGGACGACCCGGCCATAGGCCCGCCCGCCAACGCTGCCCATGCCGTGCTCGAAGAGGTCTCGTGGCCGGTGGCAAAGCGGATGAAGCTGGATACGCCGGAGGGCAGGGCGGCCGTCGAGCAACTCGTCTGGTCGCAGATCCACGGCCACGCGCATCTGATGATCGACGGCAAGCTGCCACCGGAAGGCGACGGCGGCACCGGCTGCGAGCCGTTTGCGGCGCCGCTGGATCTGGCGAGTGTGCTTTTGCCGGAGTGA
- a CDS encoding multicopper oxidase family protein, translating to MTFVSRRTLLKSAAVLGAYGTGLAVMPRLSQALAASDPIEIEAFTGDVLLDGKQATRGVMRYALGGQTSVDPSPPILRARRGEAFKAQLINRLDEPTTIHWHGIRLPNDQDGVPFVTQPYVYTGDRFDYAFSPPDAGTFWYHPHCNTLTQMGRGLAGVMIVEDDRDPVFDGEVVLNLRDFRLGGNSQFIEQFKPRDAAKTGTFGTLRTANWQPEPSYDVPAGGVVRVRVLAADVTRIYNLRLAGADAQIIAIDGHPVPQRLPLDMAVVSPGQRLDLAVRIADSEGSEMVLEDIRPSTPKVVARLRAVGSSLKRDLGDLGPLVQNAGVDADLSNATQIPLLLSATAETAARDSICGTLGYSFWAINKVPYPGDTPDPTAPIAELKLGRTYLLNVENVTPHAHPIHLHGMNFKAISSNKRQVQPLVSDTYLVLPDEKIQLALVADNPGDWVFHCHIIEHQKTGMTGYFRVT from the coding sequence GTGACCTTTGTTTCCCGCCGTACCCTTCTCAAATCCGCAGCCGTGCTCGGCGCTTACGGCACAGGCCTTGCGGTGATGCCGCGTCTCAGCCAGGCGCTGGCTGCCAGCGACCCGATCGAGATCGAGGCATTCACAGGCGATGTCTTGCTCGACGGCAAGCAGGCGACGCGTGGGGTGATGCGTTACGCACTGGGCGGACAGACGTCGGTCGACCCCTCCCCGCCGATCCTGCGCGCCAGACGCGGCGAAGCCTTCAAGGCGCAGCTGATCAACCGGCTGGACGAACCGACCACCATCCACTGGCACGGCATCCGGTTGCCGAACGACCAGGACGGTGTGCCCTTCGTCACCCAGCCCTACGTCTATACCGGCGACCGCTTCGACTATGCCTTCTCGCCGCCGGATGCAGGCACCTTCTGGTATCATCCGCATTGCAACACGCTGACCCAGATGGGCCGCGGCCTTGCGGGCGTGATGATCGTTGAAGACGACCGCGATCCCGTCTTCGATGGCGAGGTGGTGCTGAACCTGCGCGACTTCCGGCTTGGCGGCAACAGCCAGTTCATCGAACAGTTCAAACCGCGCGATGCGGCAAAGACGGGCACCTTCGGGACGCTCAGGACCGCCAACTGGCAGCCGGAGCCGTCCTACGACGTTCCGGCGGGCGGTGTCGTTCGGGTCCGCGTCCTTGCAGCCGATGTGACCCGGATCTACAATTTGCGCCTTGCCGGCGCTGACGCGCAGATCATCGCGATCGACGGACACCCGGTGCCTCAACGTCTGCCGCTCGACATGGCCGTCGTCTCGCCCGGCCAGCGGCTGGACCTCGCCGTCCGTATCGCCGACAGCGAAGGGTCGGAAATGGTGCTGGAGGACATCAGGCCCTCGACACCGAAGGTCGTTGCGCGGCTCCGTGCCGTTGGCTCATCGCTTAAACGCGATCTCGGGGATCTCGGGCCGCTTGTGCAAAACGCCGGCGTGGACGCCGATCTCTCCAACGCAACCCAGATCCCGCTGCTGCTCAGCGCCACCGCCGAAACTGCGGCGCGCGATTCGATCTGCGGGACGCTCGGTTATTCCTTCTGGGCGATCAACAAGGTGCCCTATCCCGGCGACACACCCGATCCGACCGCGCCGATTGCCGAGCTGAAACTCGGCCGGACCTATCTGCTCAATGTCGAGAACGTCACGCCGCATGCGCATCCGATCCATCTGCATGGCATGAATTTCAAGGCCATTTCTTCGAACAAGCGGCAGGTGCAGCCGCTCGTCTCGGACACCTATCTTGTGCTGCCGGATGAAAAGATCCAGCTTGCACTGGTGGCCGACAATCCGGGCGACTGGGTGTTCCACTGCCACATCATCGAACACCAGAAGACCGGCATGACCGGCTATTTCCGGGTAACATGA
- a CDS encoding small ribosomal subunit Rsm22 family protein, producing MELPAPLRSAVDQMLQGEPLERLAKASAILSDRYRREVRDGRFHIDDALAAKAYLATRLPATFAAVRAALAMVEDAAPDFQPETLIDLGCGPGTALWAAADTWGSLSSAEMVEASGAIRSVGEKLAASGSVKSHWQAGDVTAKIPALGPADLVTLAYVLDELPPATIGTVTEKLWSLTEGMLVVIEPGTPAGWQRILVVRDKLRSLGAHLVAPCMHAEHCPIVAPDWCHFSRRVARSRVHRLAKGAEVPWEDEKYIFIAASREPVAIIGDRVLSPPRVNGGVGRVKLCRTDGTAAELTLSKRDGEAFKDIRRADWGDRLELGNKG from the coding sequence ATGGAACTTCCCGCCCCGCTCCGCTCCGCCGTCGACCAGATGCTCCAGGGCGAACCGCTGGAACGGCTCGCCAAGGCCAGTGCCATTCTCTCGGATCGCTATCGACGCGAGGTGCGCGACGGGCGGTTTCATATCGATGATGCGCTTGCCGCCAAGGCCTATCTTGCGACCCGCCTGCCCGCAACCTTCGCCGCCGTTCGGGCAGCACTCGCCATGGTCGAGGATGCGGCACCGGATTTCCAGCCGGAGACCCTGATCGATCTCGGCTGCGGCCCCGGCACAGCACTCTGGGCAGCAGCCGATACCTGGGGCAGCCTAAGCTCCGCAGAGATGGTGGAAGCAAGCGGCGCGATCCGAAGCGTCGGCGAAAAGCTCGCCGCCTCCGGCAGCGTGAAAAGCCACTGGCAGGCGGGTGATGTGACGGCCAAGATCCCGGCGCTTGGGCCAGCTGATCTCGTGACGCTTGCCTATGTGCTGGACGAGCTTCCGCCGGCAACCATCGGAACCGTCACGGAAAAGCTCTGGAGCCTTACCGAGGGCATGCTCGTCGTCATCGAGCCCGGCACGCCGGCCGGCTGGCAGCGCATCCTCGTGGTCCGCGACAAATTGCGATCTCTCGGAGCGCATCTCGTCGCGCCCTGCATGCATGCGGAACACTGTCCGATCGTGGCACCGGACTGGTGCCATTTCTCCCGGCGGGTGGCGCGTTCGCGCGTGCATCGTCTGGCCAAGGGCGCCGAGGTGCCGTGGGAGGACGAGAAATACATCTTCATCGCAGCTTCGCGCGAGCCTGTTGCAATAATCGGGGACCGGGTACTTTCTCCGCCGCGCGTCAATGGTGGTGTCGGGCGGGTCAAGCTCTGTCGCACCGACGGCACGGCTGCCGAGCTGACGCTCAGCAAACGCGATGGCGAGGCCTTCAAGGACATCAGGCGGGCCGACTGGGGCGACCGTCTGGAACTGGGGAATAAGGGATGA
- a CDS encoding GNAT family N-acetyltransferase, which yields MTALSLRRATEADIPFIMETERKPGYDQFIGCYGVDEHMAQLASPSFAYLIGEDDDGQTLGFVILMDLNRRDGNACVKRIAVASPEKGVGTPLLAGAVDFAFLETNAHRLWLDVVSGNLRAQAVYRKIGFIQEGVLREAALLPDGSRSDFLLMSILRPEWAARRG from the coding sequence GTGACGGCGCTATCCCTGCGCCGTGCAACGGAGGCCGACATCCCGTTCATCATGGAGACCGAGCGCAAGCCGGGCTATGACCAGTTCATCGGATGCTATGGCGTTGACGAGCACATGGCGCAGCTTGCGAGCCCCTCGTTTGCGTACCTGATCGGCGAGGATGACGATGGTCAAACGCTTGGCTTCGTCATCCTTATGGATCTCAATCGGCGCGACGGGAATGCCTGCGTCAAGCGCATCGCCGTTGCCAGCCCCGAAAAGGGCGTGGGCACGCCACTGCTGGCCGGCGCCGTCGACTTTGCCTTTCTCGAAACCAATGCCCATCGCCTCTGGCTCGACGTGGTGAGCGGCAATCTGCGTGCGCAGGCGGTCTACCGCAAGATCGGCTTCATCCAGGAAGGCGTGTTGCGCGAGGCAGCGCTTCTTCCCGACGGCAGCCGCTCGGATTTCCTCCTGATGTCCATTCTCCGCCCCGAATGGGCAGCGCGGCGCGGCTGA
- a CDS encoding IS3 family transposase (programmed frameshift), whose amino-acid sequence MTSHSPKIEVLSGPERRRRWSTAEKLAIIQETYEPDATVSIVARRYGIQPNQLFTWRKLATQGALTATAAEEDVVPASEYRALQNQVKELQRLLGKKTMEGEILKEALEIATGPKKTPVALAVIAEGKFPMTAVCETFGIARSNMAERVKQHSSKARGRPPLADDELVDEIKAIISEMPTYGYRRVHAILRRKARSESRPWPNAKRVYRVMKVHGLLLQRHTGAIDSRRHDGRVAVEHSNLRWCSDGFEIGCDNKEKVRVAFALDCCDREAIAHVATTEGIKSEDVKDLVITAVENRFGRINTLPKPIEWLTDNGSCFIAADTKSLLRDIGMEPCTTPVRSPQSNGMAEAFVKTFKRDYVSVNPIPDAETVIAQLPLWFEHYNMLHPHKALGYRSPREFLNRQTEI is encoded by the exons ATGACCAGTCACAGCCCTAAGATAGAAGTCCTGTCCGGCCCTGAGCGCCGCCGTCGCTGGTCGACGGCAGAGAAGCTTGCGATCATCCAGGAGACATATGAGCCGGACGCGACCGTCAGCATCGTTGCTCGGCGTTACGGCATTCAACCGAACCAGTTGTTCACCTGGCGCAAGCTTGCCACCCAAGGGGCTCTGACGGCAACTGCTGCGGAGGAAGACGTCGTTCCGGCGTCCGAATATCGTGCCCTTCAGAACCAGGTCAAAGAACTGCAGCGTTTGCTCGGCAAGAAGACGATGGAAGGCGAGATTCTCAAAGAGGCGCTTGAGATCGCCACCGGCCCAA AAAAAACACCTGTTGCGCTCGCTGTCATTGCCGAGGGGAAGTTCCCGATGACGGCTGTGTGCGAGACTTTTGGTATCGCCCGGTCAAACATGGCAGAGCGAGTGAAACAGCATTCCTCCAAAGCCCGTGGTCGGCCTCCGTTGGCGGATGATGAGCTCGTCGATGAAATCAAAGCGATCATCTCCGAGATGCCGACCTATGGATACCGCCGGGTTCATGCGATCTTGCGACGTAAAGCCCGCAGCGAAAGCCGTCCATGGCCGAACGCCAAACGCGTTTATCGGGTGATGAAGGTGCATGGCCTGCTTCTCCAACGCCATACTGGAGCCATTGATAGCCGTCGCCATGACGGCCGTGTGGCTGTGGAGCACTCGAACCTACGTTGGTGTTCTGACGGCTTTGAAATCGGCTGCGACAACAAGGAAAAGGTGCGCGTGGCCTTTGCGCTCGACTGCTGTGACCGCGAGGCCATTGCCCATGTTGCCACAACTGAAGGCATCAAGAGCGAAGATGTTAAGGACCTTGTCATCACCGCCGTCGAGAACCGCTTCGGTCGCATTAATACCCTTCCCAAGCCCATTGAATGGCTGACCGACAATGGATCCTGCTTTATTGCGGCAGACACGAAATCGCTGCTGCGGGATATCGGGATGGAGCCTTGCACAACGCCGGTCCGCAGCCCTCAGTCAAACGGAATGGCCGAAGCATTCGTCAAAACATTCAAGCGCGACTACGTTTCGGTCAACCCCATTCCGGACGCCGAAACCGTCATCGCCCAACTGCCATTGTGGTTCGAGCATTACAACATGCTTCACCCGCACAAGGCTTTGGGATATCGGTCACCGCGCGAGTTCTTAAACCGTCAAACAGAAATCTGA
- a CDS encoding MBL fold metallo-hydrolase has product MSLAETMRIHEPYPGLFAYYDGRILGKRLHSDKPNWLDDGAYSLGVASYAIVSGREALVYDTHISFDHARAIRSHLSSLGVTSIRVVLSHWHTDHVAGNAGFIDCPIISNTLTRNTLIEKRKVLAEKDPPINPVVMPTETFEGETVLQVGDITVTLMQFDIHSADGTILLLPHLGVLLAGDTLEDSVTYISEPENTARHIAELDRLAKLDFSRILPNHGDEQVIASGGYPPSLVIATRDYLTRLLARLDHPDLDQQSLESFIAPELAAGTLTYFAPYEAIHNQNIAALKGAKFDE; this is encoded by the coding sequence ATGAGCCTTGCCGAGACGATGCGGATCCACGAGCCCTATCCGGGACTGTTTGCCTATTACGACGGACGCATCCTCGGCAAACGTCTGCATTCCGACAAGCCGAACTGGCTCGACGACGGCGCCTACAGCCTCGGCGTTGCGAGCTATGCAATCGTCTCGGGGCGAGAGGCGCTGGTCTATGACACGCATATCTCCTTTGACCATGCGCGGGCCATCCGCAGCCATCTCTCCAGCCTCGGCGTCACCAGCATCCGGGTCGTGCTCAGCCACTGGCATACCGATCATGTCGCCGGCAATGCCGGCTTCATCGACTGCCCGATCATCTCGAACACGCTGACGCGCAACACGCTGATCGAGAAGCGCAAGGTGCTGGCGGAGAAGGATCCGCCAATCAACCCTGTGGTCATGCCGACGGAGACCTTCGAGGGCGAGACGGTGCTTCAGGTCGGCGACATCACCGTCACGCTCATGCAGTTCGACATTCACAGCGCCGATGGGACTATTCTGCTGCTGCCGCATCTCGGTGTGCTGCTGGCCGGCGACACGCTGGAAGACAGTGTCACCTATATCTCGGAGCCCGAGAACACGGCGCGTCACATCGCCGAACTCGACCGACTGGCGAAGCTCGATTTCAGCCGCATCCTGCCCAATCATGGCGACGAGCAGGTGATCGCATCCGGCGGCTATCCGCCGTCTCTGGTGATCGCCACGCGCGACTATCTTACCCGACTGCTTGCGCGTCTGGATCATCCCGACCTAGACCAACAGAGCCTTGAAAGCTTCATCGCGCCGGAGCTTGCAGCGGGAACCCTCACCTACTTCGCACCCTACGAGGCCATCCACAACCAGAACATCGCGGCTCTCAAGGGCGCCAAATTCGACGAATAA
- a CDS encoding ABA4-like family protein, which translates to MSPDTVFSIASSTAMAGWMLLILAPRWAALIAFIRFGLIGALSLTYAVLVFVYFFRVEGGGFGSIAEVRALFTSDPVLVAGWVHYLAFDLFIGTWIAVEADRRGYNRLLQAPMLVATFMFGPLGLLLFYLTRASETALKPRKA; encoded by the coding sequence ATGTCCCCCGACACCGTGTTTTCGATTGCCAGCAGCACTGCGATGGCAGGCTGGATGCTGCTCATCCTCGCGCCGCGCTGGGCAGCCCTCATCGCCTTCATTCGTTTCGGCCTGATCGGGGCGCTTTCGCTCACCTATGCGGTGCTCGTCTTCGTCTACTTCTTCCGCGTCGAGGGTGGCGGCTTTGGCTCGATCGCCGAGGTTCGGGCGCTGTTCACCAGCGACCCCGTGCTTGTCGCCGGCTGGGTGCATTACCTCGCCTTCGATCTCTTCATTGGCACCTGGATTGCCGTCGAGGCGGACAGGCGCGGCTACAATCGCCTGCTGCAGGCGCCAATGCTGGTGGCGACCTTCATGTTTGGCCCGCTGGGCCTCCTGCTCTTTTATCTCACCCGCGCGAGCGAAACCGCGCTTAAGCCCCGAAAGGCCTGA
- a CDS encoding DUF2891 domain-containing protein: protein MTTRLTSELASRFATIALGHVTREYPNHILHGLEGPEDAKTPSELHPVFYGSYDWHSCVHGYWMLARLLRLHPEIPEAQAIHDLFSTMLVPDRIAGECAYFDRPMARGYERPYGWGWLLKLAAELHGHEDPTWGAALSPLTARIVQRFQDFLPLATYPVRVGTHFNTAFALRLAADYADTVGDAALFDLLRATALRWYGTDAACPAWGEPSGDDFLSPALIEAECMRRLLPAADFVDWFDGFLPDIAAKQPRTLFAPASVSDRSDGKIAHLDGLSLSRAWCWASLARTVPVTDTRRPVMIKAAHGHLEAGIAHVAGDYMGEHWLASFAVLALSETE from the coding sequence ATGACCACGCGGCTGACATCCGAGCTTGCCTCCCGCTTCGCGACGATCGCGCTGGGGCATGTCACCCGCGAATATCCCAATCATATTCTGCACGGGCTCGAAGGGCCGGAGGATGCGAAGACGCCATCCGAGCTTCATCCGGTCTTTTACGGCAGCTACGACTGGCATTCCTGCGTGCATGGCTACTGGATGCTGGCGCGTCTCTTGCGCCTCCACCCCGAGATACCCGAGGCGCAGGCGATCCACGATCTCTTCTCAACGATGCTGGTGCCCGACAGGATCGCCGGCGAATGCGCCTATTTCGACCGGCCGATGGCGCGTGGCTACGAGCGACCCTATGGCTGGGGCTGGTTGCTGAAGCTTGCCGCCGAGTTACACGGCCACGAAGATCCCACCTGGGGCGCAGCGCTGTCGCCGCTGACCGCGCGGATCGTCCAGCGTTTCCAGGACTTCCTGCCGCTTGCCACCTATCCGGTGCGGGTGGGCACGCATTTCAACACCGCCTTTGCGCTCAGGCTCGCAGCCGACTATGCCGACACCGTCGGAGATGCGGCCCTCTTCGATCTCCTGCGCGCCACGGCGCTGCGCTGGTACGGCACTGACGCCGCCTGCCCCGCCTGGGGCGAGCCCTCGGGTGACGACTTCCTGTCGCCAGCGCTGATCGAGGCGGAATGCATGCGCCGGCTTCTGCCGGCTGCCGATTTCGTCGACTGGTTCGACGGTTTCCTGCCCGACATTGCAGCCAAGCAGCCGCGCACGCTGTTTGCGCCCGCCTCCGTCTCCGATCGCTCGGATGGCAAGATTGCCCATTTGGATGGCCTGAGCCTCAGTCGCGCCTGGTGCTGGGCCTCTCTGGCGCGCACCGTGCCGGTCACCGACACACGCAGACCTGTGATGATCAAGGCCGCGCATGGGCATCTCGAAGCCGGGATCGCGCATGTGGCGGGTGACTATATGGGTGAACACTGGCTGGCGAGTTTTGCTGTCCTGGCGCTTTCGGAGACGGAATGA
- a CDS encoding MFS transporter, with protein MHDIRPLIPLLITAGILIGGNGLQGTFIALRGIEEGFSTSVIGMVGAGYFIGFVFGCVYITKIMRAIGHIRAFSALAAIASAASIMMVLVIDPISWFLMRLVQGVCFAGLFAVVESWLNARVTNATRARTLSVYRFVDLGSVTAAQYMIPLFGVSGIDLFAIIAMALSLSLVPISFADKSSPAPPKDVKFDIKVLWSVSPLATVGCIVIGLTNSSFRSLGPIYADGIGLSVTAIATFMSIGIFAGIVLQYPLGHYSDKLDRRVIILVSTIGALLASIYLAFLAGDGELANFIGIFAFGAFALPLYSLCSAHANDHAAPGQHALVSAGTLFFWSIGAVVGPLIASFLMEAFGPHALFAYVIVVLTFFAAYTLARIRVRDAVPTEKRRMRFRSLLRTSTFFSKLATPPNEKDGG; from the coding sequence ATGCACGACATCCGCCCCCTTATCCCGCTTCTCATCACCGCCGGCATCCTGATCGGCGGCAACGGATTGCAGGGCACGTTCATCGCGCTGCGCGGCATCGAGGAGGGCTTCAGCACCTCCGTGATCGGCATGGTGGGTGCGGGCTATTTCATCGGCTTTGTCTTCGGCTGCGTGTACATCACCAAGATCATGCGGGCGATCGGGCATATCCGCGCTTTCTCCGCGCTCGCGGCCATCGCATCCGCCGCCTCGATCATGATGGTGCTGGTGATCGATCCGATCTCCTGGTTCCTGATGCGTCTCGTGCAGGGTGTCTGCTTTGCCGGCTTGTTTGCCGTCGTCGAAAGCTGGCTAAACGCCCGCGTCACCAATGCCACACGAGCGCGCACACTTTCCGTCTACCGTTTCGTCGATCTCGGCTCGGTGACGGCGGCGCAATATATGATCCCGCTCTTCGGGGTCAGCGGCATCGATCTCTTTGCCATCATCGCCATGGCGCTGTCGCTTTCGCTCGTGCCGATCTCGTTTGCTGACAAGTCGAGCCCCGCGCCGCCCAAGGACGTGAAGTTCGATATCAAGGTACTCTGGTCGGTCTCGCCGCTCGCCACCGTTGGCTGCATCGTCATCGGGCTCACCAATTCGAGCTTCCGGTCGCTCGGGCCGATCTATGCCGACGGCATCGGCCTGTCGGTAACCGCGATCGCCACCTTCATGAGCATCGGCATCTTTGCCGGAATCGTGCTGCAATATCCGCTCGGGCATTATTCGGACAAACTCGACCGTCGCGTGATCATCCTTGTCTCGACGATCGGCGCTCTGCTCGCCTCGATCTATCTCGCCTTCCTTGCGGGTGACGGGGAGCTTGCCAATTTCATCGGCATCTTCGCCTTCGGCGCCTTTGCGCTGCCGCTTTATTCGCTCTGCTCGGCGCATGCTAATGACCATGCGGCACCCGGCCAGCATGCGCTGGTCTCGGCCGGCACGCTGTTCTTCTGGTCGATCGGCGCTGTCGTCGGACCGCTGATTGCCTCTTTCCTGATGGAGGCATTCGGGCCGCATGCGCTCTTCGCTTACGTCATCGTCGTGTTGACGTTTTTTGCGGCATATACGCTCGCCCGCATTCGCGTGCGCGACGCGGTGCCGACCGAAAAGCGGCGTATGCGCTTCCGCAGCCTGCTGCGCACCTCGACATTCTTCAGCAAGCTTGCGACGCCGCCGAACGAAAAGGACGGCGGCTAA